The nucleotide window CGCCCGTCAGGCTATCGACGTGCTTCGAAACGCGGGAATGCTTGCTCAGCGCGACGGATCGGATACAGTCACCCGCGATCACGTCGAGGATGCGAAGATGGAGGCCGAGAAAGATCGTTTCCGTGATCTCATCGGCGGGTTGACCGTCCAGAAAAAACTCGTCCTCTCGGCGGTAACTGCCCTACATAAGGGCACAGACGATGATGAATTCTCGATGGCACAGATAATCGAGACGTACACCAAACTCTGTGAGGCGACCGGAACTTCTACCCGGTCGGATCGTCGCGTTCGAGACTTCGTGCGACGACTCGCCTTCCTCGATATCCTCGAACTCCGTAAGCAGAATCTCGGACGGGCGGGCGGTATCACCATCTATGCCCGTCTCCAACCTGACCACGACTTGGATATCGTCCACCAGACAGCGATGGATGACGATCAGTTCGTGGTGGGCGAAGCCGAGTCCGAAAACGCGTCGCTCGATTCGTTCTGATACGCCCCACTTGCCCGCAATTCTGACACGTCTCACCTGCCCGCAACCTTTACTCCCCCTCACCCCACCCCACTCCACCCCACCCCACGTTTCCGTCGTTTCTCCCTCTCTGTCTTTTTCCTCTCTGCTGTTTTTCCTAGCAAAACTTTCTTTCCTAGTTTTGCTAGTTTCACTATTGGTCCCAGAATTGCCGGTTCCGATTCACCGTTCAGTAGAATCTTTAGTAGGAAGGCGGCCGATACAGCCGTTCACAGCGACATCTGGGGATGTCTGTCGAACTCGTCGGAGTCAGTATCGCTGTTTGTGTTGTTTTGGTTCTCCGGTTTCTCTCCGGTTCGGTCGCTGTACGAGTCCGTCGCTTCGATAGCGGAGCGGAGGTGGCGAGCGGCGATTGGCTGTCGAGTTCCCGTATCGTACGTTTCCTCGATAGCTCGCCTCGCCGCCTCGTTCGCAATCGACTCGATGTCGCTTGCACTGAAACCGTCGGTCAATGTGGCGAACTCGCCTAGATCGCCCTCATCGATGTCAGTTGGTCGTTCTTGGAGGTGATGTAACAGCATCGACAACCTCGATTCGGCGTTCGGAAGCGGGACGGCTATCCACTCGTCGAAGCGACCTGTCCGGGTGAGTGCCTCGTCTAACTCGTCGAGTTTGTTCGTTGCGCCGATGACGACAACATCGTCTGCTTCCAGTTCGGCCAACTCCATCAGGAGTTGGTTCTGCATCTGCCGTTCGCTCTGCGTGTTGTGCGTCGCACTTCGGTCGGTTCCGAGAGCGTCGAGTTCATCGATAAAGACGATGCTCGGCTGGTGTTTTCGAGCGACCTCGAACACTTTGGCGACGTTGTCCGCACTCTTGCCGACGAACTTGCTCGTCACGTTTGCCGGGGTGATTCGAAGGAACGGCCTGCCAAGTTCGCCAGCGAGAGCGCGACTGACGTACGTTTTCCCCGTTCCCGGCGGACCGTGAAGCAGGATTCCGTTGATGGTTCCAAGACCGTATTCTTCGAACAGGTCTGGGTCCCGAAGCGGGTTCAACACCGTCTGCTGGAGTCGATCTTTCACCTCATGCATCGCGGCCACGTCGTCGAACGTAATGTCGGGTTCGCACAACCACTGTTCGGCGTCAGAACTCGTCTGGTCGTCTCCGCCCGCCGGCCTGACTGCCTCGGACATCTCGTCGCTCACGTCGTCCGGTGTGGTCGGTTGTTTTTGATCTCCCCGTTGGAATCGGACGACTGCACGAACTTGTTTCGGCGTGATGTTGGCAAGGACCGTCGCATCTGCATGGGAGGCCCAGTCGAATTCGGCTTTGAGAGCGTCTCGGAGTTCGATATGGAACCCGTCCGGAAGTGACTGGACGAATCGACCGTTCCGACCAATGGGTGTTTGAGCGCGATCCCAGTCCCAGTACCGGTGTTCGGCCGCTCCTCGGGCCGCATTGTTAACAAACTCGACGGCGTCGGCGGCGTGTGCGCGAAGTCTCGCCGGGCTACACTGTGCCGCCGCTTCGGAGGTGATCTCTTCGGCGCGCGTCTCGCACGCTTCGGCGAACTCCTCTATCTGTTCCGTGCCGAGAACTCGTTCGAAGTGGAGTGTCGCGGCGACATTCGCGGCAACCATCTGTCCGTCACGGACCAGAAACCCAGCGCTGGTGACGTACTCTCGCACCTGTTCGTCATCGGTTG belongs to Halogeometricum borinquense DSM 11551 and includes:
- a CDS encoding ATP-binding protein, which produces MIVGGHTDDVAYLCADGSVRQGYRLEDARPLRTLGRIQYAWDRTTDDEQVREYVTSAGFLVRDGQMVAANVAATLHFERVLGTEQIEEFAEACETRAEEITSEAAAQCSPARLRAHAADAVEFVNNAARGAAEHRYWDWDRAQTPIGRNGRFVQSLPDGFHIELRDALKAEFDWASHADATVLANITPKQVRAVVRFQRGDQKQPTTPDDVSDEMSEAVRPAGGDDQTSSDAEQWLCEPDITFDDVAAMHEVKDRLQQTVLNPLRDPDLFEEYGLGTINGILLHGPPGTGKTYVSRALAGELGRPFLRITPANVTSKFVGKSADNVAKVFEVARKHQPSIVFIDELDALGTDRSATHNTQSERQMQNQLLMELAELEADDVVVIGATNKLDELDEALTRTGRFDEWIAVPLPNAESRLSMLLHHLQERPTDIDEGDLGEFATLTDGFSASDIESIANEAARRAIEETYDTGTRQPIAARHLRSAIEATDSYSDRTGEKPENQNNTNSDTDSDEFDRHPQMSL